A stretch of Sebastes fasciatus isolate fSebFas1 chromosome 19, fSebFas1.pri, whole genome shotgun sequence DNA encodes these proteins:
- the trim69 gene encoding E3 ubiquitin-protein ligase TRIM69, with translation MSKNQKEVKKIQTVYLQNLEKLNQGIKPEKKSWKPKEGDFAAAMEKLRQPPIAGKVVNKSSAHRISRDLTCSICLDLFKQPVSLPCDHTFCQGCIEGYWTGPRGPIQGGTGSCPQCRKVYPGQSYRPNRIVANIVESYCQGLEESGTGPRLADVGVAERVPAPVPCCTRHREELKLYCEEDQELVCLVCGLSQEHRNHTMVCVQEAEQKYRASLNSSMDSLKAELNTALQCDREAEDEVKKLKEHTADLKQRIEAQFSDLHQFLYQEEKLLQVKLKTEERRELIRLDEHKALLCVEISRLQSALHEIEDKLREQDAFVLLRSIKVLLQRPSLKFEKPTFTPPSLCEGRFAGPLQYRVWKSMKGSIYPVPAAITFNSSTANPWLSLTSSLTCVRYQTFNHTVQDNPYRFNAALSLLGSQGFTHGRHYWEIEVYSSTVWTVGVARESVPRKGVIKALPANGFWTLSLSYGIQYMAGTSPPTVLSLEEPLARIGVYLDYKRGLVSFYNAEGMTHLYTFRETFRETLYPYFNLGFLDKVHENEPLKVFLPKI, from the exons ATGAGCAAGAATCAGAAAGAAGTGAAGAAAATCCAGACGGTTTATCTGCAGAACTTGGAGAAACTAAACCAGGGGATAAAGCCAGAGAAGAAAAGTTGGAAACCAAAGGAAGGAGACTTTGCTGCAGCGATGGAAAAGCTGCGACAGCCTCCCATAGCTGGGAAAGTAGTGAACAAAAGCTCAGCGCACAGAATCAGCAGAGATCTCacctgctccatctgtctggatctcTTCAAGCAGCCGGTGTCCCTGCCTTGTGATCACACCTTCTGCCAGGGCTGCATCGAGGGCTACTGGACCGGGCCCCGGGGCCCCATCCAGGGGGGCACGGGGTCATGCCCCCAGTGCAGGAAGGTGTACCCCGGGCAGAGCTACAGGCCCAACCGCATCGTCGCCAACATAGTGGAGAGCTACTGTCAGGGTCTGGAGGAGAGCGGGACGGGACCTCGCCTGGCAGATGTGGGGGTGGCGGAGAGGGTTCCCGCTCCGGTGCCATGCTGCACCCGACACAGAGAGGAGCTGAAGCTTTACTGCGAGGAGGACCAGGAGCTGGTGTGTCTGGTGTGCGGTCTCTCCCAGGAGCACAGGAACCACACCATGGTGTGTGTCCAGGAGGCTGAGCAGAAGTACAGG GCGTCTCTGAACAGCTCCATGGATTCCCTCAAAGCTGAACTCAACACGGCGCTACAGTGCGACAGGGAAGCCGAGGACGAGGTCAAAAAGCTCAAG GAGCACACCGCTGACCTGAAGCAGCGCATCGAGGCCCAGTTCAGCGACCTGCACCAGTTCCTGTACCAGGAGGAGAAGCTGCTGCAGGTGAAGCTGAAGACGGAGGAGCGTCGAGAGCTGATCCGACTGGACGAGCACAAGGCCCTGCTCTGCGTGGAGATCTCCCGTCTGCAGAGTGCACTCCACGAGATAGAGGACAAGCTGAGAGAGCAGGATGCCTTCGTTCTGCTGCGG AGCATCAAAGTCCTGCTCCAGAG GCCTTCGCTGAAGTTTGAGAAACCTACGTTCACACCGCCCAGTCTTTGCGAGGGCCGGTTTGCGGGGCCCCTGCAGTACAGAGTGTGGAAATCCATGAAAGGAAGCATTTATCCAG TTCCAGCAGCCATCACGTTTAACTCCAGCACGGCCAACCCGTGGCTCAGCCTGACCTCCTCCCTCACCTGTGTCCGCTACCAGACCTTCAACCACACCGTGCAGGACAACCCCTATAGGTTCAACGCCGCCCTGTCGCTGCTGGGAAGCCAGGGCTTCACCCACGGGCGTCACTACTGGGAGATCGAGGTCTACAGCAGCACCGTCTGGACTGTGGGGGTGGCCCGGGAGTCGGTGCCCAGAAAGGGAGTCATCAAAGCCCTGCCAGCCAACGGCTTCTggactctctccctctcttacGGGATACAGTACATGGCCGGCACTTCACCCCCAACAGTCCTGTCCCTGGAGGAGCCGCTGGCCCGGATCGGGGTGTACCTGGACTACAAGAGGGGCCTGGTGTCCTTTTACAACGCAGAGGGCATGACACACCTGTACACCTTCAGGGAGACCTTCAGGGAGACGCTGTACCCGTACTTCAACCTGGGCTTTCTGGATAAAGTGCATGAAAATGAGCCTCTCAAGGTTTTCCTaccaaagatttaa